A single Ziziphus jujuba cultivar Dongzao chromosome 11, ASM3175591v1 DNA region contains:
- the LOC107432810 gene encoding AP-4 complex subunit sigma → MGIRFILMVNKQGQTRLAQYYEYLTLEERRALEGEIVRKCLARNEQQCSFVEHRNYKIVYRRYASLFFLVGVDNEENELAILEFIHLLVETMDRHFGNVCELDIMFHLEKAHFMLEEMVMNGCIVETSKSNILAPIQLMDKSS, encoded by the exons ATGGGGATCAGATTCATATTGATGGTGAACAAACAGGGTCAGACCCGGCTTGCCCAGTACTACGAATATCTCACCCTTGAAGAACGACGTGCTCTTGAAGGCGAAATTGTTCGCAAATGCCTCGCTCGTAACGAACAACAG TGTTCATTTGTTGAGCATCGGAACTACAAAATTGTATACAGGCGCTATGCATCGCTATTTTTCTTAGTTGGAGTTGACAATGAAGAA AATGAACTTGCAATTTTGGAGTTCATACATCTGCTAGTTGAAACCATGGACCGCCATTTTGGCAATGTG TGTGAACTAGACATAATGTTTCACTTGGAGAAAGCACACTTCATGCTGGAGGAAATGGTCATGAATGGGTGTATTGTTGAGACAAGTAAGTCTAACATTCTAGCCCCAATACAGCTGATGGACAAGTCCTCTTGA